In Zobellia roscoffensis, the following are encoded in one genomic region:
- a CDS encoding gluconate 2-dehydrogenase subunit 3 family protein has protein sequence MDRRKALKNMGMALGYTVATPTLLSIVQSCKTETVLEWTPDFFSKDQGAVLTKLVDIILPKTDTPSASETQVNIFIDRFADQVMEKEQQDFLKMSMDRFIEKALKDAGKEKAGDLSSEELEPVLAAALKVTKEDEVKNNLAVKQYNEAIAEGKEALLDDGISRFAFANNLRGMTIWGYKTSEYVGEKVLAYLPIPGEYIACADTEELTGGKAWSL, from the coding sequence ATGGATAGAAGAAAAGCACTCAAGAATATGGGTATGGCATTGGGTTACACCGTTGCCACCCCAACTTTGCTAAGTATTGTTCAAAGTTGTAAAACCGAAACTGTACTTGAATGGACTCCTGATTTTTTCTCCAAAGACCAAGGAGCGGTATTGACCAAATTGGTAGATATTATTCTTCCAAAGACAGATACACCTTCTGCATCTGAAACTCAAGTAAACATTTTCATTGATCGGTTCGCTGATCAAGTCATGGAAAAGGAGCAACAAGATTTCCTTAAAATGTCTATGGACAGGTTTATTGAAAAAGCATTGAAAGATGCCGGTAAAGAAAAAGCAGGGGATTTATCTTCTGAAGAATTAGAACCTGTTCTCGCCGCTGCCTTAAAAGTGACGAAAGAAGACGAGGTGAAAAACAATTTGGCAGTTAAACAATATAATGAAGCCATAGCCGAAGGCAAAGAAGCCTTACTAGATGATGGTATATCTCGCTTTGCTTTTGCAAACAACCTAAGAGGAATGACTATTTGGGGTTACAAAACTTCTGAATATGTTGGTGAAAAGGTTTTAGCCTATTTACCTATTCCTGGTGAATATATTGCTTGTGCAGATACAGAAGAATTGACCGGCGGAAAAGCTTGGTCACTCTAA
- a CDS encoding hydroxypyruvate isomerase family protein — MKRRNFIQKTALTGGAISLGGNYAYSNLSSNSLKPHQFNLKYAPHLGMFKELAGDDPIDQINFMADQGFTAFEDNGMMKRDVALQTKMGETLAKRGMTMGVFVVDKGGNMQNTLAAGKQEYIDIFLDGCKRAVETAKRVNAKWMTVVPGGFERKLPIGVQDGNVIEALKRGAEILEPHGLTMVLEPLSDSPDLYLQNSDQTYMICKGVDSPACKILFDIYHMQKTEGHLIHNMELTWDEIAYIQIGDNPGRKEPTTGEINYKNVFKWIHEKGFDGVLGMEHGNSKDGKAGEQAVIDAYIQEDSFL, encoded by the coding sequence ATGAAAAGAAGAAATTTTATTCAAAAAACCGCATTAACAGGTGGAGCCATTTCTTTGGGAGGCAATTATGCTTATTCCAACTTAAGCTCTAATTCTCTAAAACCACATCAATTTAATCTTAAATATGCTCCGCACTTGGGCATGTTCAAAGAATTAGCCGGTGATGACCCTATAGACCAGATTAACTTTATGGCTGACCAGGGTTTTACGGCCTTTGAAGATAATGGCATGATGAAGCGTGATGTTGCTCTACAGACCAAAATGGGAGAGACTCTTGCCAAAAGAGGTATGACTATGGGTGTTTTTGTGGTTGATAAAGGGGGGAATATGCAAAACACCCTAGCTGCAGGCAAACAAGAATACATTGATATTTTTTTAGATGGATGTAAAAGGGCCGTTGAAACAGCAAAACGCGTAAACGCTAAATGGATGACTGTTGTACCAGGTGGTTTTGAAAGAAAATTACCTATTGGCGTTCAAGATGGTAATGTCATTGAAGCACTAAAGAGAGGTGCAGAAATTTTGGAACCACATGGCTTAACAATGGTACTAGAACCTCTTTCGGATTCACCTGACTTGTATTTACAGAATTCAGATCAGACTTACATGATTTGTAAAGGTGTTGATAGTCCTGCCTGTAAAATCCTATTCGATATTTACCATATGCAGAAAACCGAAGGTCACCTTATCCATAATATGGAATTGACATGGGATGAAATTGCATACATTCAAATTGGTGATAACCCTGGGAGAAAAGAGCCTACCACGGGAGAAATCAATTATAAAAATGTCTTTAAATGGATTCATGAAAAAGGATTTGATGGTGTTCTAGGTATGGAACACGGTAACTCCAAAGACGGAAAAGCTGGCGAACAAGCCGTTATAGATGCTTATATACAAGAAGATTCATTTCTATAA
- a CDS encoding ribonucleoside-diphosphate reductase subunit alpha — protein sequence MFVVKRDGRKEVVMFDKITARVRKLCYGLNGLVDPLKVAMRVIEGLYDGVTTSELDNLAAEISATMTTTHPDYAKLAARISVSNLHKNTKKSFSETMKDLYEYVNPRTNKEAPLLSDEVFKVISENSERLDSTIIYNRDFGYDYFGFKTLERSYLLKLNGKIAERPQHMLMRVSVGIHLNDLDAAIETYELMSKKYFTHATPTLFNSGTPKPQMSSCFLLAMKDDSIDGIYDTLKQTAKISQSAGGIGLSIHNVRATGSYIAGTNGTSNGIVPMLQVFNDTARYVDQGGGKRKGSFAIYMEPWHADIYAFLDLKKNHGKEEMRARDLFYAMWISDLFMRRVEANEEWTLMCPNECPGLFTHHSEEFEALYTKYESEGKGRKTVKARDLWEKILESQIETGTPYMLYKDAANRKSNQKNLGTIRSSNLCTEIMEYTSPDEVAVCNLASIALPMFIKNGAFDHKELFRVTKRVTRNLNRVIDRNYYPVKEAENSNMRHRPIGLGVQGLADAFIMLRLPFTSEEAKKLNKEIFETLYFAAVTASMEMAKEEGAYSTFEGSPISQGDFQYNLWGVKDDELSGRWDWAKLRKEVKKNGVRNSLLVAPMPTASTSQILGNNECFEPYTSNIYTRRVLSGEFIVVNKHLLEDLVDLGLWNENMKQELMRANGSIQHIETIPQDIRDLYKTVWELSMKDIIDMSRQRGYFIDQSQSLNLFMENANYSKLTSMHFYAWKSGLKTGMYYLRTKAAVDAIKFTLDNSKKNAAPVSVAAEAEAAATTPPVEAAVAMEVNTTSTAPQAESDIQPMTPEEMKEMIARAKEGQADDDCLMCGS from the coding sequence ATGTTTGTAGTTAAAAGAGACGGCAGAAAAGAAGTGGTCATGTTTGACAAGATCACCGCCCGAGTAAGAAAATTGTGTTATGGCCTAAATGGTTTAGTAGATCCGTTAAAGGTTGCTATGCGCGTTATAGAGGGGTTGTATGACGGTGTAACCACGTCGGAATTAGATAATTTGGCCGCTGAAATTTCAGCTACCATGACTACTACACATCCGGATTATGCAAAATTGGCGGCCCGTATTTCGGTTTCTAACTTGCATAAGAATACAAAAAAGTCTTTCTCGGAAACCATGAAAGATCTTTATGAGTATGTAAATCCTCGTACGAATAAAGAGGCGCCTTTATTGTCTGATGAGGTATTTAAAGTAATTTCTGAAAACTCGGAAAGACTAGATTCTACCATTATCTATAACAGAGATTTTGGGTATGATTATTTTGGGTTCAAAACGTTGGAGCGTTCGTACCTTTTGAAACTGAACGGAAAGATTGCGGAACGGCCACAGCATATGCTTATGCGTGTTTCCGTAGGGATTCATCTAAATGACCTTGATGCGGCTATTGAAACGTATGAGCTCATGTCCAAAAAATATTTTACGCACGCTACACCTACACTTTTTAATTCAGGTACACCAAAACCACAGATGTCTTCCTGCTTTTTGTTGGCAATGAAAGATGATAGTATAGATGGTATTTATGATACTTTAAAGCAAACTGCAAAAATTTCGCAGTCTGCCGGTGGCATTGGTTTATCTATTCATAATGTACGTGCTACAGGTTCTTATATTGCCGGAACAAACGGAACATCTAACGGAATTGTACCTATGCTTCAGGTGTTTAATGACACGGCCCGTTACGTGGATCAAGGTGGTGGAAAACGTAAGGGTAGCTTCGCTATTTATATGGAGCCCTGGCATGCGGATATCTATGCGTTCTTGGATTTAAAAAAGAACCATGGTAAGGAAGAAATGCGTGCACGTGATCTTTTCTATGCTATGTGGATTTCTGATTTGTTCATGAGAAGAGTAGAGGCTAATGAAGAGTGGACCTTAATGTGTCCTAATGAATGCCCAGGCTTGTTCACACACCACAGTGAGGAGTTTGAAGCCTTATATACCAAATACGAATCCGAAGGTAAGGGAAGAAAAACCGTTAAGGCACGTGACCTTTGGGAGAAAATATTAGAGTCTCAAATCGAAACCGGTACGCCGTACATGTTGTACAAAGATGCTGCTAACCGTAAGAGTAACCAGAAAAATTTAGGGACCATTCGTTCTTCCAACTTATGTACCGAGATTATGGAGTATACCTCTCCAGATGAAGTAGCAGTATGTAATTTAGCTTCTATTGCATTGCCAATGTTCATTAAAAACGGAGCCTTTGATCATAAAGAACTGTTTAGGGTAACCAAAAGGGTAACTAGAAACTTAAACCGTGTAATTGATAGAAATTACTATCCGGTAAAAGAGGCGGAAAACTCTAATATGCGTCACAGACCAATTGGTCTTGGAGTGCAAGGTCTTGCAGATGCTTTTATTATGTTGCGTTTGCCTTTTACTAGCGAAGAAGCTAAAAAACTGAACAAAGAGATTTTTGAAACGCTTTATTTTGCCGCGGTAACCGCATCTATGGAAATGGCTAAAGAAGAAGGAGCGTATTCTACTTTTGAAGGTTCGCCAATTTCTCAAGGCGATTTTCAGTATAACCTGTGGGGAGTTAAAGATGATGAGCTGTCAGGTAGATGGGATTGGGCCAAACTTCGTAAAGAAGTGAAGAAAAATGGAGTTCGTAACTCGCTCTTAGTAGCGCCTATGCCAACAGCTTCTACTTCTCAAATTTTGGGTAATAACGAGTGTTTTGAACCTTATACTTCTAACATATACACTAGAAGAGTGCTTTCTGGTGAGTTTATTGTAGTAAACAAGCACCTTTTAGAAGACTTGGTAGATTTGGGTCTTTGGAACGAAAATATGAAGCAAGAGTTAATGCGTGCCAATGGTTCGATACAACACATAGAAACCATTCCACAAGACATTCGTGATTTGTATAAAACGGTTTGGGAGCTTAGTATGAAAGATATTATTGACATGAGCCGTCAAAGAGGATATTTCATTGACCAAAGCCAGTCTTTAAACTTGTTTATGGAAAATGCAAACTACTCCAAGTTAACATCAATGCACTTTTACGCATGGAAAAGCGGCTTAAAAACAGGTATGTATTACCTGCGTACCAAAGCTGCAGTAGATGCTATCAAATTTACTCTAGACAACAGCAAGAAGAATGCAGCGCCGGTAAGTGTTGCTGCAGAAGCCGAAGCAGCAGCAACTACACCACCGGTAGAAGCGGCAGTAGCAATGGAAGTAAATACAACTTCAACTGCACCACAGGCTGAGTCGGACATTCAGCCCATGACCCCTGAAGAAATGAAGGAAATGATTGCCCGCGCCAAAGAAGGTCAAGCAGATGACGATTGTTTGATGTGCGGTTCTTAA
- a CDS encoding ribonucleotide-diphosphate reductase subunit beta codes for MSVALEPILEENNDRFVIFPIKHHDLWEWYKKCEACFWTAEEIDLSEDLNDWNNKLSDDERYFVKHILAFFAASDGIVNENLAENFVSEVQYAEAKFFYGFQIMMENIHSETYSLLIDTYVKDEKEKGLLFRAIENFPAIKKKADWALSWIESPSFAERLIAFAAVEGIFFSGAFCSIFWLKKRGLMPGLTFSNELISRDEGMHCDYAVHLHNKHLINKVPKERITQILTDALDIEREFITESLPASLIGMNSKLMTQYLEFVTDRLLVELECDKVYNTTNPFDFMDMISLQGKTNFFEKRVSEYQKAGVLKNENDEDAQKISFDADF; via the coding sequence ATGTCTGTAGCTTTAGAGCCAATTCTAGAAGAAAACAACGACCGTTTTGTAATCTTTCCTATTAAACACCACGATTTATGGGAATGGTATAAGAAATGTGAAGCTTGTTTTTGGACGGCCGAGGAAATTGACTTAAGTGAAGATTTAAATGATTGGAACAATAAATTAAGTGACGACGAACGTTATTTCGTTAAGCATATTTTAGCCTTTTTTGCAGCATCGGATGGTATTGTAAACGAAAACCTTGCGGAGAACTTCGTGAGTGAAGTCCAGTATGCCGAAGCTAAGTTTTTCTACGGATTTCAGATTATGATGGAGAATATTCACTCTGAAACGTATTCGCTTTTAATCGATACCTACGTAAAAGATGAAAAAGAAAAAGGTCTTCTTTTTAGAGCAATAGAAAATTTTCCTGCAATAAAGAAAAAGGCAGATTGGGCGCTAAGTTGGATTGAATCTCCCAGCTTTGCAGAAAGATTAATTGCTTTTGCAGCGGTAGAAGGTATTTTCTTCTCTGGTGCTTTCTGTTCTATTTTCTGGTTAAAGAAAAGAGGATTAATGCCGGGGCTTACCTTCTCTAATGAATTAATTTCTAGGGATGAAGGTATGCACTGTGACTATGCAGTTCATCTTCATAACAAGCACTTGATTAACAAAGTGCCAAAAGAACGTATCACTCAGATTTTGACTGATGCGTTAGATATTGAACGTGAGTTTATTACTGAGTCGCTTCCGGCGAGTTTAATAGGTATGAACTCAAAGCTAATGACACAGTACCTAGAGTTTGTAACAGATAGGCTTCTCGTTGAGCTAGAGTGCGATAAAGTGTATAACACCACCAATCCATTTGATTTTATGGATATGATTTCTCTACAAGGAAAAACTAATTTCTTTGAGAAGCGTGTTTCTGAATACCAAAAAGCTGGTGTTCTTAAGAATGAAAATGACGAAGACGCGCAGAAAATAAGCTTCGACGCAGATTTTTAA
- a CDS encoding T9SS type A sorting domain-containing protein, with translation MKIKLLFFFLTVSATFSFAQSIDRSVISNVGGTMASADVSVSFTIGEPIVGLVVNDDSVDQGFWAGRGILVIPLSPGEEPSDILVYPNPVIEEVTVFTSQNKVFGIELFSVNGQRVISQQIENTQLEYKIDMAYMAKGVYVLKLYLENNSETKEYKLIKE, from the coding sequence ATGAAAATAAAACTACTCTTCTTTTTTCTAACGGTAAGTGCTACATTTTCATTTGCCCAATCAATAGACCGCAGTGTTATTAGTAATGTTGGTGGTACAATGGCAAGCGCAGATGTCTCGGTAAGTTTTACTATAGGAGAGCCCATTGTGGGTCTGGTCGTTAATGATGATTCTGTAGATCAAGGTTTTTGGGCCGGAAGGGGAATTCTGGTAATCCCATTGAGTCCAGGTGAAGAACCTTCGGATATTTTAGTGTACCCCAACCCGGTTATAGAAGAAGTAACTGTTTTTACCAGTCAGAACAAGGTTTTTGGCATAGAACTGTTTTCGGTAAACGGCCAACGGGTTATAAGTCAGCAAATAGAAAACACCCAATTAGAGTATAAAATTGATATGGCCTATATGGCCAAAGGGGTGTATGTGTTAAAACTTTATTTAGAAAATAACTCAGAAACCAAGGAATATAAACTGATCAAAGAATAG
- a CDS encoding DUF4870 domain-containing protein produces the protein MKNTDTKLDAAQTVTTTGENDKTMAILAYVTIIGLVAAFVMNNEKKQEFASYHIRQSIGLCITGLALGVVGVIPILGWIINILGIFVLLYMWVMALMNALNGKEGPVPILGKKYEVWFAGIQ, from the coding sequence ATGAAAAATACAGACACAAAATTAGATGCAGCTCAAACGGTTACGACAACAGGAGAAAACGATAAAACAATGGCCATTCTGGCCTATGTAACCATAATTGGTTTGGTGGCTGCTTTTGTAATGAACAATGAAAAGAAACAAGAATTTGCCAGTTATCATATAAGGCAGTCTATTGGGCTATGTATCACAGGTTTGGCTTTGGGAGTTGTTGGTGTGATACCAATTTTAGGGTGGATTATAAACATATTGGGCATTTTTGTACTGCTATATATGTGGGTAATGGCACTTATGAATGCTTTAAATGGCAAAGAAGGTCCAGTACCTATTTTGGGTAAAAAATATGAGGTGTGGTTTGCAGGAATTCAGTAA
- a CDS encoding LytR/AlgR family response regulator transcription factor → MIEAVIVDDEIKALQSLSWELTNFSDEIKVEASFTDPFEALTYLDKNTPDCLFLDIEMPTMDGFQFIQKLTNKNFPVVITTAYNQYAIKALKNEAIDYLLKPIDTDDLKETIAKIRKHNAKNFTADRLERLLLNFNSNAKHKKITFNTDGKLVFLDSDEILYAESDGNYSTIFLADGHKIVLTKKLKEVNELLPADSFFRIHNSFIINLTKIKEFLKTDGYVILESNHKIPVSRQKKSDFLDML, encoded by the coding sequence ATGATCGAAGCCGTAATCGTTGATGATGAAATAAAGGCACTACAAAGCCTTTCTTGGGAACTAACCAATTTTAGCGATGAAATAAAGGTAGAAGCGTCCTTTACAGACCCCTTTGAGGCATTGACCTACTTAGATAAAAACACACCGGACTGTCTTTTCTTGGATATTGAAATGCCAACGATGGATGGCTTTCAATTCATTCAAAAATTAACCAATAAAAACTTTCCTGTAGTTATCACTACGGCTTATAACCAATACGCTATAAAAGCTTTAAAGAACGAGGCCATAGATTATCTCCTTAAACCTATTGATACAGATGATTTAAAAGAGACTATTGCCAAGATCAGAAAACACAACGCTAAAAACTTTACGGCAGACAGATTAGAAAGGCTTTTACTGAACTTTAATTCTAATGCAAAGCACAAAAAAATAACTTTCAACACAGACGGGAAATTAGTTTTTCTAGATAGCGATGAAATTCTTTATGCGGAGTCCGACGGGAATTATAGCACCATATTTTTAGCAGATGGACACAAAATTGTCCTTACCAAAAAATTGAAAGAAGTAAACGAACTATTACCAGCCGATTCTTTTTTTAGAATCCATAATTCATTCATTATCAACCTTACCAAAATAAAAGAGTTTTTGAAAACCGATGGATATGTTATTTTGGAATCCAACCATAAGATTCCCGTTTCCAGACAAAAGAAATCAGATTTTCTGGATATGCTCTAA